A portion of the Oncorhynchus gorbuscha isolate QuinsamMale2020 ecotype Even-year linkage group LG19, OgorEven_v1.0, whole genome shotgun sequence genome contains these proteins:
- the LOC124006211 gene encoding phosphoserine phosphatase-like, translating into MTTLSQTKEIFRRADAVCFDVDSTIIREEGIDELAKFCGVGDAVTEMTRKAMGGSVTFKTALTERLSIIRCSREQVNKLITDHPPQLTTGIKELVDTLHQRNVKVFLVTGGFCCIVEHVATQLNIPLHHVYANRLKFYFNGEYAGFDETQPTSESNGKGKVISMLKEKHGFKNVVMIGDGATDLEACPPANAFIGFGGNVVRQQVKEKSLWYVTSFGELLKELEKI; encoded by the exons ATGACAACTTTATCACAGACAAAGGAAATCTTCCGGAGAGCAGACGCTGTGTGCTTTGATGTTGACAGCACTATTATCAGAGAAGAAGGCATTGATGAGCTAGCCAAATTCTGCGGGGTTGGAGATGCTGTCACAGAAAT GACTCGCAAGGCCATGGGGGGGTCAGTGACTTTTAAAACCGCTCTGACAGAGCGCCTGTCAATCATCCGATGCTCGAGGGAACAAGTGAACAAACTGATAACTGACCACCCTCCCCAGTTGACGACAGGTATTAA GGAGCTTGTTGATACTCTGCACCAGCGCAACGTGAAGGTGTTCCTGGTCACTGGCGGTTTCTGCTGTATCGTGGAGCATGTTGCCACTCAACTCAACATTCCCCTCCATCACGTGTATGCCAACCGCCTCAAGTTCTACTTCAATG GTGAATATGCTGGCTTTGACGAGACCCAGCCCACATCTGAGAGTAATGGGAAGGGGAAGGTGATCAGCATGCTCAAGGAGAAGCACGGCTTCAAGAACGTGGTGATGATTGGCGATGGAGCCACAGACCTGGAGGCCTGTCCCCCTGCA AATGCATTCATTGGATTTGGTGGAAATGTGGTCAGGCAGCAAGTAAAGGAGAAAAGTTTGTGGTACGTCACAAGTTTTGGAGAGCTGCTAAAAGAACTGGAGAAGATTTAA